A single window of Granulicella sibirica DNA harbors:
- a CDS encoding sensor histidine kinase — MSRTISITRRLIVTVLVLELLSAVTLIGAIVVNERHTQLHAFDATLEGTAESIMGAVQEADDEGDNVLLDLRGVRLGRDPIFRVEEDNGHLLGSKGDAPRLEGSLSTVFQNAEISGRRYRFVVLHGIRIIDPGEKGGGVRHNITIVYGSPMGHVWHEVLEAVRFFTIATALLLGLTAIIMAWLVRKGLAPLHELAFEAGRITSSAWHFNAPTRAKETVELQPLATALEAALGRLQRSFEQQRRFTNDAAHELKTDVAIVKSSLQLLSMRRRTVEEYSHGLALSLEDFTRLETTVQSMLTLARLEQSTQDFSGEAARPYCSLLDVMEDAVELGTPLAELKAVGVRLDGSANARVPIDRRDALLLCSNILINAVQHSPQGAMVRMELTMHGHKAELRVTDEGEGIAEEDKPHVFEAFYRGDPSRSRKSGGTGLGLSICKAICVRADGSIEIANLPNGGAIVTVRLPALPIESEGALSSSLKA; from the coding sequence GTGAGTCGAACTATCTCCATTACACGGCGGCTTATCGTCACGGTGCTTGTCCTCGAACTGCTGTCGGCCGTGACCTTGATCGGAGCGATTGTCGTCAACGAGCGCCACACGCAGTTGCACGCCTTTGATGCAACGCTCGAGGGCACAGCGGAGTCGATCATGGGAGCGGTGCAGGAGGCGGATGATGAAGGGGACAACGTGTTGTTGGATCTCCGCGGCGTGCGTCTTGGACGAGATCCGATCTTCCGCGTAGAGGAAGACAATGGGCATCTGCTCGGTTCAAAAGGCGATGCCCCTCGCCTCGAGGGCTCCTTGTCCACGGTGTTTCAGAACGCTGAGATTTCCGGTCGCCGATACCGCTTCGTCGTTCTGCACGGCATACGCATCATCGATCCCGGAGAGAAGGGCGGAGGCGTTCGTCACAATATCACGATCGTATACGGAAGCCCCATGGGCCATGTCTGGCACGAAGTTCTGGAAGCGGTACGCTTCTTTACGATTGCCACTGCTCTTCTTCTGGGTCTGACGGCAATCATCATGGCGTGGCTTGTGCGCAAGGGCCTCGCTCCTCTGCATGAACTTGCCTTCGAAGCAGGACGCATCACGTCCAGCGCATGGCACTTCAATGCGCCTACACGTGCTAAAGAGACAGTGGAGCTACAGCCTCTTGCGACAGCGCTTGAAGCAGCGCTCGGCCGCCTGCAGCGTTCCTTCGAACAGCAGCGGCGCTTCACGAACGACGCTGCGCATGAGCTTAAGACAGACGTCGCCATCGTGAAGTCATCTCTGCAACTGCTCTCGATGCGCAGACGAACGGTGGAAGAGTATAGCCACGGCCTTGCTTTGAGCCTCGAAGACTTCACTCGCCTCGAGACAACGGTGCAGAGCATGCTGACGCTTGCCCGTCTCGAACAATCCACCCAGGACTTCAGTGGCGAAGCCGCGCGCCCGTACTGCTCCCTTCTCGATGTTATGGAAGATGCTGTGGAACTCGGCACGCCGCTTGCCGAGTTGAAGGCCGTTGGCGTACGCCTGGATGGGAGCGCAAATGCTAGGGTACCGATCGATCGCCGCGATGCGCTTCTCCTCTGCTCGAACATTCTCATCAATGCTGTGCAACATAGCCCGCAGGGAGCAATGGTTCGCATGGAACTGACGATGCATGGTCATAAGGCAGAACTGAGGGTGACCGATGAAGGAGAGGGCATCGCGGAGGAGGATAAGCCTCATGTCTTTGAGGCCTTCTACCGTGGTGATCCCTCGCGAAGCCGGAAAAGCGGCGGCACCGGTTTGGGGCTATCGATCTGTAAAGCCATCTGCGTTCGTGCCGATGGATCGATCGAGATCGCAAATCTCCCGAATGGTGGAGCGATCGTGACGGTTCGATTACCCGCGCTGCCCATCGAAAGCGAAGGCGCGCTTTCATCTTCACTTAAGGCTTAA
- a CDS encoding tetratricopeptide repeat protein, with amino-acid sequence MAMDKTVTTDLLERALALHQAGHLDHAKGAYLQLLAQDPAHADALHLLGVLFGQLGQVAEAVSLVEQAITKNPRYSPYHNNLGNLLKRQGEQQRARASYHRAIRLDRRNADAYLNLGKLQHEMGDLISSRDSLNSALSLAPASIETLMSLGRLEEACGNLRAAAARFENVIELAPDCASAHLMLARCWAAGGHSANAEVCLTKAIALDPGYADAYYNLGNLERSRNRLQSAVAAYWRAIELAPLVAADAYNNLGLTFLALERPEDAMSAYMKAIALKPTDDAAFINLGRLSVTKGNDDAAVQLFQKAIALNPNNVGAYQDMAAIYARHGEQDEAVRLCRIAMDLAPPSLSLRIALGTLLAQMGNPEGSQMIESLFAIQPFTAETHFHVYMNLGVVRKNEGRLEEAIECYRAAAMVPSSSSADLENNLGIALALHGNAEGIAMLEKLVRKHPRSAVYHFNLGVALLTHDRYSKGWAEFEWWRKVERLQKDSRPVEVPRWLGDSLDGRSILLYAEQGFGDTLQFIRYIPQVLARGGRVVLMVQDPLVRLLKDLPGIVACIPVTGPIPACDVSASLMSLPRLCKTTFESIPPPAYLGVPPRRPSPANRPYQVGLVWAGSPRHSMDRIRSISLDQFRPLAGLGEVAFTSLQIGPVASQIDAPGQSISFVADCSHVKDFADTAEIIAGLDLVITIDSAVAHLAGSMAKPVWMLHAVVPDWRWGLTSNETAWYPTAKLFRQAEIGDWQPVMQQICSELAEEARRHTASTYKELLSA; translated from the coding sequence ATGGCAATGGACAAGACGGTCACGACGGATCTTCTCGAAAGAGCGCTTGCGCTTCATCAGGCTGGACATCTGGATCACGCAAAGGGCGCTTACCTTCAACTGCTCGCTCAGGATCCCGCCCATGCGGACGCGCTTCATCTTCTGGGCGTGCTCTTCGGCCAACTGGGCCAGGTCGCTGAAGCGGTTTCCCTGGTCGAACAAGCAATCACGAAAAATCCCCGCTACTCCCCGTACCACAACAATCTCGGCAATCTCCTCAAGCGCCAGGGCGAGCAGCAGAGGGCCCGCGCGTCCTACCATCGAGCCATACGCCTCGACCGCCGCAACGCCGACGCCTATCTGAATCTCGGCAAGCTCCAACACGAGATGGGAGATCTCATCTCCTCGCGCGACAGCCTCAATAGCGCCCTCTCGCTCGCACCCGCATCGATCGAGACACTGATGTCGCTGGGCCGGCTGGAGGAGGCTTGCGGCAATCTCCGCGCCGCCGCCGCACGTTTCGAAAACGTCATCGAACTCGCACCGGACTGCGCGTCCGCTCACCTTATGCTGGCCAGGTGCTGGGCCGCTGGAGGGCACTCCGCCAACGCGGAGGTCTGCCTCACGAAGGCCATTGCGCTCGATCCCGGATACGCCGACGCGTACTACAACCTTGGCAATCTGGAGCGCTCGCGCAACCGCCTGCAGAGCGCCGTCGCGGCCTACTGGAGGGCCATCGAACTCGCCCCGCTTGTCGCCGCCGATGCCTATAACAATCTCGGACTCACCTTCCTCGCCCTGGAGCGCCCCGAAGATGCGATGTCGGCTTACATGAAGGCCATCGCGCTCAAGCCCACCGACGACGCGGCGTTCATCAATCTCGGCAGGCTCTCCGTCACCAAGGGCAACGACGATGCTGCCGTTCAGCTCTTCCAGAAAGCCATCGCGCTCAACCCGAACAATGTGGGTGCCTATCAGGATATGGCTGCCATCTATGCACGGCATGGAGAACAGGATGAGGCGGTACGTCTCTGCCGCATCGCAATGGACCTCGCCCCGCCGTCGCTCTCCCTGCGTATCGCGCTCGGCACCCTTCTCGCCCAGATGGGAAACCCGGAAGGTTCGCAGATGATCGAGAGCCTCTTCGCGATCCAGCCCTTTACCGCCGAGACACACTTTCACGTGTACATGAATCTTGGCGTTGTGCGGAAAAACGAGGGACGTCTCGAAGAGGCGATCGAGTGTTACCGCGCCGCCGCCATGGTGCCCAGCAGCTCGAGCGCAGATCTCGAAAATAACCTGGGCATCGCGCTCGCGCTGCACGGCAATGCCGAGGGCATCGCAATGCTGGAAAAACTCGTCCGCAAGCACCCCCGGTCGGCCGTCTATCACTTCAATCTGGGCGTGGCCCTCTTAACCCATGACCGATATTCCAAGGGTTGGGCAGAATTCGAGTGGTGGCGCAAGGTCGAGCGTCTCCAGAAAGACTCTCGCCCGGTAGAAGTTCCCCGCTGGCTCGGTGATTCCCTCGATGGCAGGTCGATCCTGCTGTATGCCGAGCAGGGCTTTGGCGATACGCTTCAGTTCATCCGCTACATTCCTCAGGTCCTGGCGCGCGGCGGACGGGTGGTGCTGATGGTGCAGGATCCGCTCGTGCGCCTGCTCAAGGATCTCCCGGGCATCGTCGCATGCATTCCTGTTACCGGCCCAATCCCCGCGTGCGACGTGTCTGCGTCGCTGATGTCTCTTCCGCGCCTATGCAAGACCACGTTTGAGTCGATCCCGCCGCCTGCCTATCTCGGCGTGCCACCCCGGCGTCCGTCGCCAGCAAACCGGCCGTACCAGGTCGGCTTGGTCTGGGCAGGAAGCCCAAGACATAGCATGGACCGGATTCGCTCGATCTCGCTCGATCAATTCCGTCCATTAGCCGGGTTAGGCGAAGTCGCCTTCACCTCCCTCCAGATCGGGCCAGTCGCCTCGCAAATCGATGCTCCCGGACAGTCCATCTCGTTCGTTGCCGATTGTTCACACGTGAAGGACTTCGCCGATACCGCCGAGATCATCGCCGGACTCGACCTCGTCATCACGATCGACAGCGCCGTGGCACACCTCGCCGGAAGCATGGCGAAACCCGTCTGGATGCTTCACGCCGTTGTTCCGGACTGGCGCTGGGGCCTTACCTCGAACGAGACCGCCTGGTACCCAACCGCGAAGCTCTTCCGGCAGGCGGAGATTGGTGACTGGCAGCCTGTCATGCAGCAAATCTGCTCTGAACTCGCTGAAGAGGCACGCCGGCATACCGCGTCAACCTACAAAGAGCTGCTCTCTGCCTGA
- a CDS encoding YncE family protein yields MRLYSGAAATVLLSFAVAATAQSYHVTDTWKVGGQGGWDYLISDDAAQRLYITHNSRVEVIDSKTGKSVGAITGLKSTHGVAFNPDGKTGYASDGAGNAIIVFDRSDFSVKATVPAGTNPDGIAFEPTTKTVWAFNGRSKNVSVMDTGSNTIIATIALPGKPEFPQVDEHGSVFVNIEDKNEIVKLDAAGRKVVGAWPLTGCESPSGMAIDRGKQRLFSVCDGSKMAVVDYATGKLLGLAAIGDSPDAAGFDPKHGLAFSSNGDGTLTVVDTKKPGFPAIQTVKTAKGARTMAFDASTGRVYLVTAEFGPAAAATAAAPHPRPSVVPDSFSVLVVAP; encoded by the coding sequence ATGCGCTTATATTCCGGAGCGGCCGCCACGGTCCTTCTCTCTTTTGCAGTCGCAGCCACCGCGCAGAGCTACCACGTCACCGATACATGGAAAGTGGGTGGCCAGGGCGGCTGGGACTATCTCATCAGCGACGATGCAGCGCAGCGTTTGTATATTACGCATAACTCGCGGGTCGAGGTAATCGACAGCAAGACCGGCAAGAGCGTTGGCGCGATTACGGGTCTGAAGAGCACGCATGGCGTCGCTTTCAACCCCGACGGCAAGACCGGCTATGCGAGCGACGGAGCAGGCAATGCCATTATTGTCTTCGACCGTTCGGATTTCTCGGTGAAAGCGACCGTTCCCGCCGGTACCAATCCTGACGGCATTGCCTTCGAGCCAACGACGAAGACGGTCTGGGCCTTCAATGGCCGCAGCAAGAATGTGTCCGTTATGGATACAGGCTCGAACACCATCATCGCGACCATTGCGCTTCCAGGGAAGCCGGAGTTTCCGCAGGTTGATGAGCACGGGTCTGTGTTCGTCAACATCGAAGATAAGAATGAGATCGTGAAACTCGATGCGGCAGGCCGGAAGGTCGTTGGTGCCTGGCCTCTTACGGGATGCGAGTCGCCGTCCGGCATGGCGATCGATCGTGGCAAGCAGCGTCTCTTCTCGGTCTGCGATGGCAGCAAGATGGCAGTAGTCGACTACGCGACGGGCAAGCTGCTTGGGCTTGCTGCCATCGGGGATTCGCCGGACGCCGCAGGGTTCGACCCGAAGCACGGTCTCGCCTTCTCCTCGAACGGCGATGGCACGCTGACGGTCGTCGACACGAAGAAGCCGGGCTTTCCCGCAATTCAAACGGTGAAGACGGCCAAGGGTGCGCGCACGATGGCATTCGACGCCTCAACGGGTCGTGTGTATCTGGTGACGGCAGAGTTCGGACCGGCTGCCGCCGCCACTGCAGCAGCCCCCCATCCGCGCCCGAGTGTGGTGCCCGATAGCTTCAGCGTCCTCGTTGTCGCCCCTTAG
- a CDS encoding efflux RND transporter permease subunit, whose protein sequence is MSGVPLASSTDESFWVARFRGPIFFFLIVLSLAGVYAATQTPISVFPDTNFPRVVIGVENGVMPVEQMQVTVTKPIEDAVNSVPGLKTVRSTTSRGSAEVSLFFDWNVDMFHTLQLVDAAIGKARQTLPVAANITTNRLTFATFPILGYSLTSDHMSQSLLWELATYQLKPPLNRIPGVSTVTVQGGKVPEFHIVPNMARMQTAGVTILDVVNGVQASNIIDSPGLYEANHQLVLGLVGAQAHDAAQLGSLVIKTTPGGAPVRVSDVATVQPGVLPVYTEVTAGDREAVLLNVSRQPASNTVAVADAVAAQVEQLRKTLPQGVNLAPYYDQSELVRESIKSVRDAILIGLLLACIILFLFLGDWTSSLVAGLVIPVTVAITILFLWTIGQSFNLMTLGGLAAAIGLVIDDAIVVVENIVSHRDRGETRTEAARLALHEIAVPLVGSTITPVVVFLPLISVTGVTGSFFRALAITMTIALLTSLLLAVTWTPALSLVILRDRREASEKQHEEHGRFMRATLHWHERGLSWSLGRPFLLLGLCGLLVVGSFLSYRALGSDLLPEMDEGGFILDYIMPAGSSLTETNRVLEHVNRILHDMPEVESTSRRTGLQMGLAAVTEANTGDITVKLKSKRDRGIDEVIADARAEIKKTEPELDVEFTQVLQDMIGDLSNAPEPIQIKVFASDPTLLADLGPRIGDAISKIGGVVDIQNGIDNTISGPATNFQIDPSIAGRMGFTPAEVAEDATSILDGVTTTDPLIANGRPYTVRLRLGDETRQSLDTIQNTVFNSSTGKLATLGSLAQITQLPPQNEIKRENLQQLITITARLEGSDLGTAIGKVQATVAAMHLPPTVRIEYGGTYQEQQQSFHELLRVLMLSLALVFGVLLVEFRNFSAPTAILTSSVLSIAGVVFALLVTGTTFNVASFMGLIMVIGIVAKNGILLLDADERYRGQGVSAREAMIDAAQRRLRPILMTASAAICGMLPLAFALGAGSQMLQPLAIAVIGGLVISMLLSLIVTPVIYYLLTRSKTQTA, encoded by the coding sequence GTGAGCGGCGTGCCCTTGGCTTCTTCGACCGATGAGTCTTTCTGGGTCGCGCGCTTTCGCGGGCCGATCTTCTTCTTCCTGATCGTGCTTTCGCTCGCAGGCGTTTACGCAGCCACCCAGACGCCCATCTCTGTCTTCCCCGATACAAACTTTCCGCGTGTAGTCATCGGTGTCGAGAATGGCGTGATGCCGGTCGAGCAGATGCAGGTCACCGTCACAAAGCCGATCGAGGACGCTGTCAATTCCGTCCCGGGCCTGAAAACCGTCCGCTCGACAACAAGCCGGGGGTCGGCTGAGGTGAGCCTCTTCTTCGACTGGAACGTGGACATGTTTCATACACTCCAGCTTGTGGACGCGGCCATCGGCAAGGCTCGGCAGACATTGCCGGTCGCCGCGAACATCACGACGAACCGGCTCACGTTTGCGACCTTTCCGATCCTCGGTTACAGCCTTACCTCAGACCACATGTCGCAATCGCTGCTCTGGGAGTTGGCGACTTATCAACTCAAGCCACCGTTGAACCGGATCCCTGGGGTGAGCACGGTTACGGTGCAGGGAGGCAAGGTTCCAGAGTTCCACATCGTGCCGAACATGGCTCGGATGCAGACCGCAGGGGTCACCATTCTCGACGTCGTGAACGGAGTGCAGGCCTCGAACATCATTGATTCACCGGGCCTGTACGAAGCCAATCATCAGCTCGTACTCGGCCTCGTGGGAGCGCAGGCGCATGATGCCGCGCAGCTTGGCAGCCTCGTTATCAAGACGACCCCGGGTGGAGCTCCAGTGCGTGTTTCGGACGTAGCCACAGTGCAGCCCGGGGTGCTGCCGGTCTATACCGAAGTGACTGCCGGGGATCGCGAGGCTGTGCTGTTGAACGTCTCCCGCCAACCGGCAAGTAACACGGTGGCCGTAGCCGATGCGGTCGCAGCGCAGGTAGAGCAGTTGCGCAAGACGCTGCCGCAGGGTGTCAACCTTGCCCCGTACTACGACCAGTCCGAGCTCGTGCGCGAGAGCATCAAAAGCGTGCGCGACGCCATCCTCATCGGGCTTCTGCTCGCCTGCATTATCCTGTTCCTCTTTCTCGGCGACTGGACCTCATCGCTGGTTGCGGGGCTAGTGATTCCTGTAACCGTGGCGATTACGATTCTCTTCCTCTGGACCATCGGCCAAAGCTTCAACCTCATGACGCTTGGTGGACTCGCGGCAGCCATCGGGCTCGTCATCGACGATGCCATCGTCGTCGTCGAGAACATCGTCTCGCATCGCGATCGCGGTGAAACACGCACGGAGGCCGCCCGCCTCGCACTGCATGAGATCGCTGTGCCGCTGGTCGGCTCGACGATCACGCCTGTCGTTGTCTTCCTGCCGCTGATCTCCGTGACGGGCGTGACGGGAAGCTTCTTCCGCGCGCTTGCCATTACCATGACGATCGCACTGCTCACGTCGCTTCTGCTGGCGGTCACTTGGACACCAGCACTGAGCTTAGTCATCCTCCGCGACCGGCGAGAAGCATCTGAGAAGCAACACGAGGAGCATGGCCGCTTCATGCGTGCGACCCTTCACTGGCATGAGCGAGGCCTTAGCTGGTCGCTCGGCCGCCCGTTTCTGCTGCTCGGACTATGTGGACTCCTCGTGGTGGGAAGCTTCCTGTCCTATCGCGCGCTTGGGTCGGATTTGCTTCCCGAGATGGACGAAGGCGGGTTCATCCTCGACTACATCATGCCCGCAGGCAGCTCGCTCACCGAGACAAACCGGGTGCTTGAGCATGTGAACCGCATTTTGCATGACATGCCCGAGGTCGAGAGTACCTCGCGGCGGACGGGCCTGCAGATGGGTCTCGCCGCGGTCACCGAGGCCAACACCGGCGACATCACCGTGAAGCTCAAGAGCAAGCGGGACCGAGGTATCGATGAGGTGATAGCCGACGCACGAGCCGAGATCAAGAAGACCGAACCCGAGCTCGACGTCGAGTTCACGCAGGTGCTGCAGGATATGATCGGCGACCTGTCGAACGCTCCCGAGCCGATCCAGATCAAAGTGTTCGCAAGCGATCCTACGCTTCTCGCGGATCTTGGTCCGCGAATCGGGGATGCCATCAGCAAGATAGGTGGAGTGGTCGATATTCAAAACGGTATCGACAACACGATCAGCGGCCCAGCGACAAACTTTCAAATCGATCCCAGCATCGCAGGCCGTATGGGCTTCACTCCGGCGGAGGTCGCGGAGGATGCGACTTCGATTCTCGATGGGGTCACGACCACCGACCCGCTGATCGCCAATGGCAGGCCTTACACCGTGCGTCTTCGGCTCGGTGACGAGACACGGCAGTCGCTCGATACGATTCAGAACACGGTCTTCAACAGTTCCACAGGAAAGCTCGCAACGCTCGGCTCGCTGGCACAAATCACCCAGTTACCTCCGCAGAACGAGATCAAACGCGAGAACCTGCAGCAACTCATTACGATCACGGCGAGGCTCGAGGGATCCGATCTCGGCACCGCGATTGGCAAGGTGCAGGCCACGGTCGCTGCGATGCATCTTCCGCCTACCGTCCGGATCGAGTACGGTGGCACCTACCAGGAGCAGCAGCAGTCCTTCCACGAACTTCTGCGCGTGCTCATGCTGTCGCTCGCTCTTGTCTTCGGTGTGCTCCTGGTCGAGTTTCGTAACTTTTCCGCGCCGACCGCGATCCTCACATCGTCCGTGCTTTCGATTGCCGGCGTGGTTTTCGCACTCCTCGTCACGGGAACCACTTTCAATGTCGCCTCATTCATGGGGCTCATCATGGTCATTGGGATCGTCGCCAAGAACGGCATCCTCCTACTCGATGCCGATGAACGCTATCGCGGCCAAGGCGTCTCGGCACGCGAGGCGATGATCGATGCCGCACAGCGACGCCTGCGTCCCATCCTGATGACAGCATCGGCCGCGATCTGCGGCATGCTTCCGCTTGCGTTCGCACTCGGAGCGGGTTCGCAGATGCTGCAGCCTCTGGCGATCGCGGTGATCGGCGGCCTGGTCATCTCGATGCTGCTCAGCCTGATCGTTACCCCGGTGATCTACTACCTGCTCACACGCTCCAAAACGCAGACAGCATAA
- a CDS encoding response regulator transcription factor, with product MRVLVVEDEHRLAENIVAALREVGLAVDHAADGEAGSYLAEQGMYDAIVLDLMLPGKSGQRILRDLRRTKHHTPVLILTAQEGKESVVELLNAGADDYLSKPFDLGELLARVKALIRRAKGVSTSVLKVSDVELNTVQQTVHRRSQPIDLSPTEYRILEYLIHRPRAIVSKQELLEHLYDFDWEHHSNVIEAHISNLRRKLNIPETEPLIETLRHRGYRLREESLAR from the coding sequence ATGCGCGTACTTGTCGTTGAAGATGAGCATCGACTCGCGGAGAACATCGTCGCAGCGCTGCGCGAAGTCGGATTAGCGGTCGATCATGCGGCGGATGGCGAAGCTGGATCTTACCTCGCAGAGCAGGGCATGTACGATGCCATCGTGCTCGACCTGATGCTTCCTGGTAAGAGCGGGCAGCGTATCCTGCGTGACCTGCGCCGCACGAAGCATCACACCCCCGTGCTGATCCTCACAGCACAGGAGGGCAAGGAGTCCGTTGTCGAGCTATTGAACGCAGGAGCTGACGACTACCTTAGTAAGCCCTTTGACCTGGGTGAGCTTCTGGCGCGCGTGAAGGCCCTGATCCGTCGCGCTAAAGGCGTATCGACCTCCGTGTTGAAGGTGTCGGATGTCGAGTTGAACACGGTGCAGCAGACGGTACATCGGAGAAGTCAGCCGATCGATCTTTCTCCGACTGAGTACCGCATCCTCGAGTATCTGATCCATCGGCCGCGCGCCATTGTCTCGAAGCAGGAGTTACTCGAGCACCTCTACGACTTCGACTGGGAGCACCACTCAAACGTCATTGAGGCGCATATCTCAAACCTGCGGCGGAAGCTCAACATTCCCGAGACCGAACCCTTGATCGAGACGCTGCGTCACCGAGGGTACCGGCTTCGCGAAGAGAGTCTTGCGCGGTGA